A window from Cryptomeria japonica chromosome 1, Sugi_1.0, whole genome shotgun sequence encodes these proteins:
- the LOC131041947 gene encoding uncharacterized protein LOC131041947, with protein sequence MTEATPSCLCIARICNPKRSKKNKEDEDNGTHSEQSPKNSKKHKEGEDNSLKSHQNLVASTYRAKFGGHCRDITVTWSKNTIGQDLCVSVGDKENQSSCKVHLRPWCVWRKRGSKRLRVDESRSADVLWDLSAAKFCSGPEPRDNYYVAVVSNNQAVLLLGDMNEAACKAARVKRSEDDPAVLLSRKEHVLGKRCFATRAEFGISGQSHEVAIEYQMKGSSEPALFIRIDQELVIEVKQLVWKFRGNDTIYVAGSPVQILWDVHDWLFSPGLGHGMFLFTPVQNKIDKMECALNSEDGAICSPKQFCHMLYAWKSD encoded by the coding sequence ATGACCGAAGCAACACCGTCGTGCTTGTGCATTGCTAGGATTTGTAATCCAAAAAGGAGCAAGAAAAACAAAGAAGACGAAGATAATGGAACTCACAGTGAGCAGAGTCCGAAGAACAGCAAGAAACACAAAGAAGGCGAAGATAACAGCTTAAAGAGTCACCAGAACCTGGTTGCCTCAACATACAGAGCCAAATTCGGCGGCCATTGCCGCGATATAACAGTAACCTGGTCCAAGAACACAATTGGACAAGATCTTTGCGTTTCAGTCGGTGACAAGGAGAACCAATCAAGCTGCAAGGTTCATTTGAGGCCGTGGTGTGTGTGGCGAAAGCGCGGATCGAAACGCCTGCGGGTCGACGAATCAAGGAGCGCTGATGTCCTCTGGGATTTATCCGCGGCAAAATTTTGTTCCGGACCAGAGCCGAGAGACAACTATTATGTCGCCGTGGTGAGTAATAACCAGGCGGTTCTGTTACTGGGCGACATGAACGAAGCGGCCTGCAAGGCCGCTAGGGTTAAGCGCTCTGAAGACGATCCGGCGGTTCTGTTGTCCAGAAAAGAGCATGTTTTGGGGAAGAGATGCTTTGCAACCAGGGCAGAGTTTGGGATCAGCGGGCAGTCACATGAGGTCGCCATTGAATATCAGATGAAAGGATCCAGTGAACCGGCTCTGTTCATCCGGATCGATCAAGAGCTCGTCATTGAAGTGAAACAACTGGTGTGGAAATTCAGGGGGAACGATACGATTTATGTTGCAGGGTCGCCGGTTCAAATCCTGTGGGATGTTCATGACTGGCTTTTTAGCCCTGGTTTGGGCCATGGTATGTTTCTTTTCACGCCGGTTCAGAACAAGATTGATAAAATGGAGTGTGCTCTGAATTCTGAGGATGGAGCAATCTGTAGTCCGAAACAGTTCTGTCACATGCTTTATGCATGGAAATCTGATTGA